In the genome of Terribacillus sp. FSL K6-0262, one region contains:
- a CDS encoding MFS transporter, with the protein MERTVTDHQRAAKRISERKLLGIVGTGWLFDAMDVGILSFIITALTLDWGLSAQQAGWIGSINSIGMAVGAFVFGIMADRVGRRTVFMMTILVFSIASGLSALATSYLIFVVLRFLIGAGLGGELPVASTLVSESVAPQRRGRMVVLLESFWAVGWLLAAIISYFVIPAYGWRVALVLTAIPALFAVFLRRNLPDSPSYTKLKQKTSVMDGIRQLLAKGFAKRSIMLWIVWFCIMLSYYGMFLWLPSVMVAKGFDMVRSFEYVLIMTLAQLPGYFSAAWLIEKVGRKPILIIYLIGTAISAVLFGNAESAAMLLTAGMLLSFFNLGAYGILYAYTPEQYPTAIRATGSGIAATAGRIGGILGPLLIGYRGTFGLSVSTVFLLFCVTVLIAVAAVWVLGEETKGKTLA; encoded by the coding sequence ATGGAAAGGACAGTAACTGATCATCAAAGGGCAGCAAAACGGATTTCCGAGCGAAAGCTGCTTGGTATTGTCGGTACGGGCTGGTTATTTGATGCAATGGATGTTGGTATCTTATCTTTTATCATTACAGCGCTGACGTTGGATTGGGGATTATCAGCGCAGCAGGCAGGCTGGATCGGGAGTATTAACAGCATTGGGATGGCCGTGGGCGCATTTGTATTCGGAATCATGGCGGACAGGGTCGGCCGGCGCACGGTATTCATGATGACGATTTTGGTATTCTCCATTGCCAGCGGCTTATCTGCATTGGCAACTTCCTATCTTATCTTTGTCGTGCTGCGCTTTTTAATCGGTGCAGGTCTTGGAGGTGAGCTGCCGGTGGCATCGACATTGGTTTCAGAATCGGTAGCCCCTCAAAGGCGCGGGCGCATGGTTGTATTGCTGGAGAGTTTTTGGGCGGTCGGCTGGCTGCTTGCAGCAATCATCTCTTATTTCGTCATACCAGCTTATGGCTGGCGGGTGGCGCTTGTGCTGACAGCCATCCCGGCGCTGTTCGCGGTATTCCTTCGCAGGAATTTGCCGGATTCGCCATCTTATACGAAGCTGAAGCAAAAAACATCCGTCATGGATGGTATCCGGCAGCTGCTCGCAAAAGGATTTGCAAAGCGCAGCATCATGCTCTGGATCGTCTGGTTCTGCATCATGCTCAGCTATTATGGCATGTTCCTTTGGCTCCCGAGTGTCATGGTTGCAAAAGGATTCGATATGGTCCGCAGCTTCGAGTATGTTCTGATCATGACACTGGCGCAGCTGCCGGGGTACTTCTCTGCAGCCTGGCTGATTGAGAAGGTGGGACGCAAGCCGATCCTGATCATTTATCTTATCGGTACTGCCATCAGTGCTGTACTGTTCGGGAATGCAGAATCGGCTGCGATGCTGCTCACGGCAGGCATGCTGCTTTCGTTCTTCAATCTGGGGGCCTACGGGATTCTTTATGCGTATACGCCGGAACAGTATCCTACGGCCATCCGTGCGACTGGTTCCGGAATCGCGGCTACTGCCGGCAGAATCGGCGGAATCCTAGGTCCGCTGCTGATTGGGTACCGCGGAACTTTTGGGTTATCTGTGAGCACTGTCTTTCTTTTATTCTGTGTGACGGTCCTCATTGCTGTCGCCGCTGTCTGGGTGCTTGGTGAGGAGACGAAGGGCAAGACACTTGCTTGA
- a CDS encoding anti-sigma factor → MNCEESLALMHRYLDGDASEEEAQQLRDHLKSCPDCNQHYRELKQTESLLSGAAYELSAPAGFTASVMANLPKEKKRVGYMRWFRAHPVITAAAVFFLFMFTSIISAWNSDGSVSVSKQEGLIVENDLVIVPEDVTVKGDLVVENGDLDIRGEVDGNVTIINGDLVDDPGSKVNMASADNITGEYQEIDRIFGWAWYHVKEFFSF, encoded by the coding sequence ATGAATTGCGAAGAAAGCCTTGCGCTTATGCATCGGTATCTGGACGGAGATGCTTCGGAGGAAGAAGCGCAGCAGCTCAGGGACCATTTGAAGTCCTGTCCTGACTGTAATCAGCATTATCGGGAGCTCAAGCAGACGGAGAGCCTGCTTAGCGGGGCCGCTTATGAATTGAGTGCACCGGCCGGCTTCACTGCCAGTGTCATGGCGAATCTGCCGAAGGAGAAGAAGCGTGTCGGCTACATGAGATGGTTCCGTGCGCACCCTGTCATCACGGCAGCTGCAGTGTTCTTCCTTTTCATGTTCACAAGCATCATTTCTGCTTGGAATAGTGATGGCAGTGTCAGTGTATCGAAGCAAGAGGGTTTGATTGTAGAGAATGATCTCGTCATCGTACCGGAAGACGTCACGGTCAAGGGGGACCTTGTCGTTGAAAATGGCGATTTGGATATCAGGGGGGAAGTGGATGGCAATGTCACGATCATAAATGGTGATCTCGTTGATGATCCCGGTTCTAAAGTGAATATGGCCTCCGCTGATAATATAACAGGTGAATATCAGGAAATCGACCGGATATTCGGCTGGGCATGGTATCATGTCAAAGAATTTTTCTCGTTTTGA
- a CDS encoding NAD-dependent succinate-semialdehyde dehydrogenase, with amino-acid sequence MTDTFDVTNPATGEVIEKVAIDSKEAINEKIEKIHQAFQAWSKTSAAERSKLLRAWHDKMIENKAELAALMTAENGKPLKESEGEVLYAAGYIEWFAEEAKRVYGRTIPASTTDKRMLVTREAVGPVAAITPWNFPAAMITRKAAPALAAGCTFIIKPAPDTPLTAIRLVELAYEAGIPEDVIQYVNADGEMVGKIFTDHPHIRKISFTGSTPVGKLLIKQSADSVKHVSMELGGHAPLIVDEYADIDRAVTHALASKFRNAGQTCVCANRLLVHESIKDEFTAAFTKAVSEMKVGQGTEEGVAIGPVINKKGFDKIVAQIDDAKSKGAKVLTGGTYNADAEKGYFFVNPTVLDQVTDDMDIMHEETFGPVAPITTYTDIDEAIRIANDTPYGLAAYFFTENYRRGLYIAENLKYGIIGWNDGGPSAVQAPFGGMKESGVGREGGIEGIEPYLETKYISIGI; translated from the coding sequence ATGACAGATACATTCGATGTAACCAACCCAGCCACAGGTGAAGTGATCGAAAAAGTAGCGATTGATTCAAAAGAAGCAATCAATGAAAAAATCGAAAAGATACATCAGGCTTTCCAAGCCTGGTCCAAAACTTCTGCAGCAGAACGCAGTAAGCTTCTTCGGGCCTGGCACGACAAGATGATTGAAAACAAAGCCGAACTTGCTGCGCTCATGACAGCCGAAAACGGCAAGCCGCTGAAGGAATCAGAAGGTGAAGTTTTATATGCCGCTGGTTATATCGAATGGTTCGCCGAAGAAGCCAAGCGTGTCTACGGCCGCACCATCCCTGCTTCCACAACGGATAAGCGCATGCTCGTCACCCGCGAAGCAGTAGGCCCGGTCGCAGCGATCACACCTTGGAACTTCCCGGCAGCGATGATCACAAGAAAAGCAGCACCAGCATTGGCTGCGGGGTGCACATTCATCATCAAACCAGCACCGGATACCCCGCTGACAGCTATCCGCCTGGTCGAACTGGCATATGAGGCCGGTATTCCGGAGGACGTCATTCAATATGTGAATGCCGATGGCGAAATGGTCGGCAAGATTTTCACCGATCATCCCCACATCCGGAAGATTTCCTTCACGGGATCTACTCCTGTCGGCAAACTGCTCATCAAACAAAGCGCCGATAGCGTGAAGCATGTCTCCATGGAGCTCGGCGGACACGCACCGCTTATCGTCGATGAATACGCAGATATCGACCGGGCTGTGACACATGCCCTGGCTTCCAAATTCCGCAACGCCGGCCAGACATGCGTCTGCGCCAACAGACTGCTCGTCCATGAATCCATCAAGGACGAATTCACAGCAGCATTCACAAAAGCAGTATCCGAAATGAAAGTCGGACAAGGCACAGAGGAAGGCGTGGCAATCGGCCCAGTCATCAACAAAAAAGGCTTTGATAAGATCGTTGCCCAAATCGATGATGCCAAATCCAAAGGTGCTAAAGTCCTCACTGGCGGCACCTATAACGCCGATGCAGAAAAAGGCTACTTCTTCGTCAACCCAACTGTCCTTGATCAAGTAACGGATGACATGGACATCATGCACGAAGAAACATTCGGACCGGTGGCTCCGATCACGACTTACACCGACATCGACGAAGCTATCCGCATCGCAAATGACACACCATATGGCTTGGCAGCCTATTTCTTCACGGAAAATTACCGCCGCGGGCTGTATATCGCCGAAAACCTGAAATATGGTATCATCGGCTGGAATGATGGCGGTCCATCCGCCGTTCAAGCTCCATTCGGCGGCATGAAGGAAAGCGGCGTCGGCCGCGAAGGCGGAATCGAAGGAATCGAGCCTTATTTGGAAACAAAATATATCTCCATCGGTATATGA
- a CDS encoding cytochrome c oxidase assembly protein, which translates to MHNDAFFISLAFLAILIYLAAMRSAVKRFKSWPIRRLLLFAGGVATGVQAFAGPIGMHAHHSFVFHMAGHLLLGMLAPLLVILSRPITLLLRALPQKGARSVMRLFRSGYARFLVHPVTAAVLNIGGLWLLYTTPLYHHMHQVSWVSLLVHFHVFAAGYLFTLAMLYTEPVSYRKSHVYRMVVFIFALAGHGILSKYLYANPPSAVGAAEAQSGAMLMYYGGDFVDLMLIILLCWQWYRATAPGRPLSGKEAAE; encoded by the coding sequence ATGCATAATGATGCATTTTTCATCAGCCTTGCATTCCTGGCTATCCTGATTTATCTGGCGGCAATGCGGAGTGCGGTTAAGAGATTCAAGTCTTGGCCGATCCGCCGCCTTCTCTTGTTTGCGGGTGGTGTTGCGACTGGTGTGCAGGCATTCGCCGGTCCAATCGGAATGCACGCGCATCACAGCTTCGTTTTTCATATGGCGGGGCACTTGCTGCTTGGTATGCTTGCGCCGCTGCTCGTCATCTTATCCCGCCCGATTACCCTGCTTTTACGCGCTTTGCCTCAAAAAGGAGCACGATCTGTGATGCGTCTATTTCGAAGTGGATACGCCCGCTTCCTGGTTCATCCTGTCACAGCTGCAGTATTGAATATAGGCGGGCTATGGCTGCTTTACACCACGCCGTTATACCATCATATGCATCAGGTGAGCTGGGTATCGCTATTGGTACACTTCCATGTTTTTGCGGCTGGTTATTTATTTACGCTAGCGATGCTCTATACAGAGCCTGTGTCCTATCGCAAGAGTCATGTATATCGTATGGTTGTGTTTATTTTTGCGCTTGCGGGGCACGGCATCTTGTCCAAATACCTTTACGCAAATCCTCCGTCTGCTGTGGGTGCTGCTGAGGCGCAATCTGGAGCGATGCTGATGTATTATGGCGGAGATTTTGTCGATCTGATGTTAATCATACTTTTGTGCTGGCAATGGTATCGTGCGACAGCCCCTGGTAGGCCCCTATCTGGAAAAGAAGCTGCTGAATGA
- a CDS encoding DUF2243 domain-containing protein, with product MEDRTVSNGRNIFSGILFGFGLAAFVDEAVFHQLLHWHHFYDLSTSEWGLISDGFFHAFSWFATVGGLFLLADLRRRKSMVPIRWWGAVLLGGGFFQLYDGIIQHKLLRIHQIRYGVENLLYYDLVWNGIAIILLAAGIILICRSGRGRHA from the coding sequence ATGGAGGATCGGACTGTATCTAACGGACGGAATATCTTTTCAGGAATCTTATTCGGCTTCGGCTTGGCTGCTTTTGTTGATGAAGCTGTCTTTCATCAGCTGCTGCATTGGCATCATTTTTATGACCTTTCGACTTCTGAATGGGGGCTGATTTCGGATGGCTTCTTTCATGCGTTCAGCTGGTTTGCCACGGTTGGCGGTTTGTTTTTATTGGCAGATTTGCGCAGGCGCAAAAGCATGGTGCCAATTCGCTGGTGGGGTGCGGTACTCCTGGGCGGCGGTTTTTTTCAGCTATATGACGGCATCATCCAGCATAAATTGCTGCGTATTCATCAAATCCGCTATGGGGTAGAAAATCTTTTGTATTATGACTTGGTCTGGAATGGAATAGCTATCATACTGTTGGCTGCTGGCATCATACTTATCTGTCGCTCTGGGAGGGGAAGGCATGCATAA
- a CDS encoding aspartyl-phosphate phosphatase Spo0E family protein, whose protein sequence is MITIDNLLEKIEQTRSHMLSLSTNLPLTSDAVITASVQLDHLLNEYEKQIRDR, encoded by the coding sequence ATGATTACAATAGACAATCTTTTGGAAAAAATCGAACAGACCCGCAGCCACATGCTAAGTTTGTCCACCAACTTGCCGCTCACTTCCGATGCAGTCATCACTGCCAGTGTACAGCTCGATCATTTGCTGAATGAGTACGAAAAACAAATCAGGGACAGATAG
- the glmS gene encoding glutamine--fructose-6-phosphate transaminase (isomerizing), with protein MCGIVGYIGQNDTKEVLLNGLEKLEYRGYDSAGIAIENEQGVNLFKVKGRIAALREKVDHSVSSTMGIGHTRWATHGAPNEDNAHPHQSASGKFTIVHNGVIENYVEIRREYLSDVTLKSDTDTEIVVQLVEKMYEETQDTAAAFRKAVSLLTGSYALAMIDADDKETIYVAKNKSPLLVGIGEGFNVVASDAMATLRETDTYKEIRDKEIVIVRRDSVEIQLLDGTKVERDSFKTEIDAADTEKGTYDHFMLKETDEQPFVIRKIIQHYQDEAEQIKMDPAIRNAMMNADRIYIVAAGTSYNAGLVGKQFIENLAKIPVEVHIASEFSYNMPLLSEKPLFIFLSQSGETADSRAVLVKIKELGHPALTITNVPGSTLSREADFTLPLYAGPEIAVASTKAYTAQMAVMLLLAVDAAKGKEIALDFNPLQELAIVANAMEVLTDQKETFETLAQSYLSVSRNAFFIGRGVDYFVCVEGSLKLKEISYIQAEGFAGGELKHGTIALIEEGTPVIALSTQSSLNHSIRGNVQEVNARGANTLLISMKGLEHDDDAFVIPAVHELLTPLVSVVPLQLLAYYAAVQRGADVDKPRNLAKSVTVE; from the coding sequence ATGTGTGGAATTGTAGGTTATATCGGACAGAATGATACGAAGGAAGTATTGCTTAACGGACTCGAGAAGCTGGAGTATCGCGGATACGATTCAGCTGGTATCGCAATCGAAAACGAGCAAGGCGTGAACCTTTTCAAGGTGAAAGGCCGCATTGCTGCATTGCGTGAAAAAGTGGATCACAGCGTTTCATCCACAATGGGAATCGGTCACACACGCTGGGCGACACATGGTGCACCGAACGAAGATAATGCGCACCCGCACCAGAGTGCTTCTGGCAAATTCACCATCGTGCATAACGGTGTAATCGAGAACTATGTAGAGATCCGCAGAGAGTATCTTTCTGATGTAACATTGAAAAGTGATACAGATACAGAAATCGTTGTACAGCTTGTAGAGAAAATGTATGAAGAGACACAGGATACAGCAGCGGCATTCCGCAAAGCGGTCAGCTTGCTCACTGGTTCCTATGCCCTTGCAATGATTGATGCAGACGATAAAGAAACGATCTATGTAGCGAAAAACAAAAGCCCATTGCTTGTAGGTATCGGCGAAGGCTTCAACGTCGTAGCAAGTGATGCGATGGCAACACTTCGCGAAACAGATACGTACAAAGAGATCCGTGACAAAGAGATCGTCATCGTTCGCCGTGACAGCGTGGAAATCCAGCTGCTTGACGGTACAAAAGTAGAACGCGATTCCTTCAAAACGGAAATCGATGCAGCCGATACAGAAAAAGGCACATACGATCACTTCATGCTGAAAGAAACTGACGAGCAGCCATTCGTCATCCGCAAAATCATCCAGCACTACCAGGATGAAGCGGAACAGATCAAAATGGACCCTGCCATCCGCAATGCGATGATGAACGCAGACCGTATCTATATCGTGGCAGCAGGAACAAGCTACAACGCTGGACTAGTCGGAAAACAATTCATCGAAAACCTGGCTAAAATCCCGGTGGAAGTGCATATCGCAAGTGAATTCTCTTACAACATGCCGCTTCTATCCGAAAAGCCATTATTCATATTCCTTTCCCAATCCGGCGAAACTGCCGACAGCAGAGCCGTATTGGTGAAAATCAAAGAACTCGGACACCCAGCACTTACAATCACGAACGTGCCAGGATCCACCCTTTCTCGTGAAGCAGACTTCACATTGCCGCTATACGCTGGCCCGGAGATTGCAGTAGCCTCTACTAAAGCATATACTGCACAGATGGCAGTTATGCTATTGCTTGCGGTCGATGCAGCAAAAGGCAAAGAAATCGCACTCGATTTCAACCCGCTCCAGGAGCTTGCCATCGTTGCGAACGCAATGGAAGTACTGACAGACCAAAAAGAAACATTCGAAACACTAGCACAAAGCTACCTAAGTGTATCCCGCAACGCATTCTTCATCGGCCGCGGCGTCGATTACTTCGTCTGCGTCGAAGGATCACTGAAACTAAAAGAAATCTCCTACATCCAAGCAGAAGGCTTCGCTGGAGGAGAACTGAAACACGGTACCATCGCCTTGATCGAAGAAGGCACACCAGTCATCGCACTATCGACACAAAGCTCCCTGAACCACTCCATCCGCGGTAACGTCCAGGAAGTGAACGCACGCGGTGCCAACACATTGCTCATCAGCATGAAAGGCCTGGAGCACGACGATGACGCCTTCGTCATCCCGGCAGTGCATGAGCTATTGACTCCGCTTGTAAGTGTCGTGCCATTGCAGCTGCTTGCATACTATGCAGCAGTGCAGCGCGGTGCAGATGTTGATAAGCCGCGTAACTTGGCTAAAAGTGTTACGGTGGAATAA
- the glmM gene encoding phosphoglucosamine mutase: MGKYFGTDGVRGIANKELTPELAFKLGRYGGYVLTKDNEDRPKVMIGRDTRISGEMLEGALVAGLLSIGAEVMRLGVISTPGVAYLTKNMGAAAGIMISASHNPVQDNGIKFFGPDGFKLSDEQENEIEQLIDAETDDLPRPSGADLGQINDYFEGGQKYIQYLKGTIDNDFEGLHIAIDCAHGATSSIATHLFADLEADISSIGSSPDGLNINKNVGSTHPETLRDFLLEKEADVGLAFDGDGDRLIAVDEKGQIVDGDKIMYICAKFLNDHGRLRHNTVVSTVMSNIGFYRALDKQDIKSNKTAVGDRYVMEEMRRGDFNLGGEQSGHIIFLDYMTTGDGMLAALQLINVMKETGKKLSELAGEVEIFPQILKNVPVTDKQEALVNQQILDSIAEVEQELGDQGRVLVRPSGTESLVRVMVEAPTKEDCEKYADKVVAVIEQVLGTK, translated from the coding sequence ATGGGAAAATATTTTGGAACGGATGGCGTCAGGGGGATTGCGAATAAGGAGCTCACCCCGGAGCTTGCGTTCAAGTTAGGCAGATATGGCGGTTATGTACTGACAAAGGATAATGAGGACCGACCGAAAGTGATGATCGGCCGCGATACACGTATTTCCGGCGAAATGCTTGAAGGGGCCCTTGTGGCAGGTCTTCTTTCCATCGGTGCCGAGGTCATGCGCCTCGGTGTCATTTCCACACCGGGAGTCGCTTACCTTACGAAGAACATGGGAGCAGCCGCGGGTATCATGATTTCTGCATCCCATAACCCTGTTCAGGATAACGGGATCAAGTTCTTCGGTCCGGACGGCTTCAAGCTTTCGGATGAACAGGAGAATGAGATCGAGCAGCTGATCGATGCCGAAACAGATGATCTGCCGCGTCCATCCGGCGCCGATCTTGGTCAGATCAATGACTATTTCGAAGGCGGTCAGAAGTATATCCAATACTTGAAAGGGACAATCGATAATGATTTCGAAGGACTTCATATCGCGATCGACTGTGCCCATGGAGCGACTTCTTCCATTGCGACGCACTTGTTTGCCGATCTGGAAGCGGATATCTCTTCGATCGGTTCATCTCCTGACGGATTGAACATCAATAAAAATGTCGGTTCCACACACCCGGAAACATTGCGTGATTTCCTTCTGGAGAAGGAGGCTGATGTCGGACTTGCCTTCGATGGTGATGGCGACAGATTGATTGCTGTCGATGAAAAAGGCCAGATCGTGGATGGTGACAAAATCATGTACATCTGTGCCAAATTCCTGAATGATCATGGTCGTCTGCGTCATAACACAGTCGTTTCCACGGTCATGAGCAATATCGGTTTCTACCGCGCTTTGGATAAGCAGGATATCAAGAGCAATAAGACGGCTGTCGGCGACAGATATGTGATGGAAGAAATGCGCCGCGGCGATTTCAATCTTGGCGGTGAGCAATCCGGCCATATCATCTTCCTTGATTATATGACGACTGGCGACGGGATGCTTGCAGCATTGCAGCTGATCAATGTCATGAAGGAAACGGGCAAAAAGCTTTCCGAGCTTGCAGGTGAAGTGGAGATCTTCCCGCAGATCCTGAAAAACGTGCCGGTGACCGATAAGCAGGAGGCGCTTGTCAACCAGCAAATCCTCGATTCCATTGCAGAAGTGGAGCAGGAGTTAGGAGACCAAGGCCGCGTCCTTGTACGTCCATCCGGCACCGAGTCGCTTGTACGGGTGATGGTGGAAGCGCCGACGAAAGAGGACTGCGAGAAGTATGCAGATAAAGTGGTGGCAGTCATCGAACAAGTATTGGGAACGAAGTAA
- the cdaA gene encoding diadenylate cyclase CdaA, whose amino-acid sequence MFGGLSELSILSILRIIVDIAAVWFIFYKVLMLIRGTKAIQLLKGIFIVVIIAFLSSEQILDFPMLAFLSSQAITWGFVAIVVLFQPEIRRALEQLGRGSFFSRNKGSEEEQTKKNIEAIVKSCNYMAKRRIGALITLERETGMGDYIETGIPVNGHLTFELLTNIFVPNTPLHDGAVILKDNQIAAAACYLPLSESPFISKELGTRHRAAMGISEVTDALTIVVSEETGAISCTKNGELFRDITPDALKEILVKEVSVPASGSKVRRWRGKNG is encoded by the coding sequence ATGTTTGGGGGATTAAGTGAACTTTCCATTTTATCCATACTGCGGATCATCGTGGACATTGCGGCGGTATGGTTCATCTTTTATAAAGTTTTGATGCTCATAAGGGGAACAAAAGCGATTCAGCTGCTGAAGGGGATTTTCATCGTTGTCATCATTGCTTTTTTGAGCAGTGAGCAGATACTCGATTTCCCGATGCTCGCTTTCTTGAGCTCGCAGGCCATCACCTGGGGGTTCGTGGCCATCGTCGTCCTGTTCCAGCCGGAAATCAGACGTGCCTTGGAGCAGCTCGGCCGAGGCAGCTTCTTCTCCCGGAATAAGGGATCGGAAGAAGAACAGACGAAAAAGAATATCGAAGCAATCGTGAAGTCCTGTAACTATATGGCGAAGCGCCGGATCGGCGCGCTGATCACGCTGGAGCGCGAAACTGGCATGGGAGATTATATCGAGACGGGAATTCCGGTGAATGGTCACCTGACATTCGAACTGCTCACGAATATCTTCGTACCGAATACACCTTTGCATGACGGGGCAGTCATTTTAAAAGACAACCAGATCGCAGCGGCAGCCTGCTACCTGCCTTTATCCGAAAGTCCTTTCATTTCCAAGGAACTGGGCACACGTCACCGGGCTGCCATGGGGATCAGCGAAGTGACGGACGCGCTGACGATTGTCGTTTCCGAGGAGACGGGTGCAATCTCCTGTACAAAGAATGGAGAATTGTTCCGTGATATCACGCCTGATGCGCTGAAAGAGATCCTCGTCAAGGAAGTCAGCGTACCGGCTTCCGGTTCCAAGGTAAGAAGATGGAGGGGTAAGAATGGATAA
- the sigW gene encoding RNA polymerase sigma factor SigW yields MENIIKYHIKNVKKGDHAAFEEIVSFYQNKVYHIVYRMVGDSHEAQDIAQEAFIRAYTNIHSFDENRKFSTWLYRIATNLSIDRLRKKKPDFHLDAEVKGTDGLDMYSQLAADQALPEQEVESMELQSYIHKEILSLPPKYRSVIVLRFLDDLSLAEIGEILDLPLGTVKTRIHRGRELLRKKLRHV; encoded by the coding sequence ATGGAGAACATCATAAAATATCATATAAAAAACGTCAAGAAGGGTGATCATGCTGCCTTCGAAGAAATTGTTTCCTTTTACCAGAACAAGGTGTACCATATCGTATACCGAATGGTCGGAGACAGTCATGAAGCGCAGGATATCGCCCAGGAGGCGTTTATCCGCGCTTACACCAACATCCATTCTTTTGACGAAAACCGGAAATTCTCCACATGGCTTTACCGGATTGCAACGAATCTGAGTATCGACCGTCTGCGTAAAAAGAAGCCGGATTTTCATCTTGATGCCGAGGTGAAGGGGACTGATGGATTGGATATGTACTCGCAGCTCGCTGCTGACCAAGCATTGCCTGAGCAAGAGGTCGAGAGCATGGAGCTGCAAAGCTATATCCATAAGGAGATTTTGTCCCTGCCGCCTAAATACCGCAGTGTCATCGTACTGCGGTTCCTGGATGATTTGTCATTGGCGGAGATCGGCGAAATACTTGATCTGCCGCTTGGGACAGTGAAGACGCGAATCCACCGTGGCAGGGAGCTGCTAAGGAAAAAACTGCGCCACGTATAA
- a CDS encoding CdaR family protein: MDKWLKSPWTLRVLSLVFAVLLYAYVSAESDVNNRAGEVPITSSDETNTVDAPVSIRIDDSKYVVSGVPEYVSMQLVGPASDVTAAVQQKNYEAYVDLRDLDTGTHTVKLHYENVSDNLQVYMQPASVEVTIQEKASQQFNVNVGYTNEDQMAAGFQVDSSTVEPQTVSIVSTQEVIDQIASVRAYVDMTDVDSDINSKEAPVKVYDAQGNELSVNVQPETVEVSVEVSNPSKTVPVEVKTKGKAPDDVSVASLSPETKEVTIYAPQDTLDGIDSISTEEIDLSKITENQKIDADLQLPEDVRSASEEKVKVDVELEETSETTIENVPIAVENLPDGLEATFSDPQNEQLDVTASGAQSEIEGLSADDIKATIDGSGLEEGEQTVPIEVTGPDNIELTPSQEEAAITVQATEAETNEEADTNTDTQTQ, from the coding sequence ATGGATAAATGGTTGAAGAGTCCATGGACCTTGCGCGTTTTGTCTCTGGTATTTGCTGTCCTTCTCTATGCCTATGTGAGTGCTGAATCGGATGTGAACAACCGTGCGGGGGAGGTCCCGATCACGAGTTCGGATGAAACGAACACAGTCGATGCACCTGTCAGCATCCGCATCGATGACTCCAAATATGTCGTCAGCGGTGTCCCGGAATATGTATCCATGCAGCTTGTCGGTCCGGCAAGCGATGTAACGGCTGCCGTTCAGCAGAAAAACTACGAAGCCTATGTCGATTTGAGGGATCTTGATACCGGAACGCATACAGTGAAGCTGCATTATGAAAATGTTTCGGACAATCTTCAGGTGTATATGCAGCCGGCAAGCGTCGAGGTGACAATCCAAGAAAAAGCTTCACAGCAATTTAATGTCAACGTAGGCTATACCAATGAAGATCAAATGGCAGCAGGTTTCCAAGTAGATAGTTCCACAGTGGAACCTCAAACGGTTTCAATCGTAAGTACACAGGAGGTCATCGACCAGATTGCCAGTGTGCGTGCTTATGTGGATATGACCGACGTCGATAGCGATATTAACAGCAAAGAAGCACCTGTGAAAGTGTATGATGCACAGGGCAATGAGCTTAGTGTGAATGTACAGCCGGAAACAGTCGAGGTCTCGGTGGAGGTAAGCAATCCGAGCAAGACAGTCCCGGTGGAAGTGAAGACGAAAGGGAAGGCTCCGGATGATGTATCCGTTGCATCGCTGTCGCCGGAGACGAAGGAAGTCACGATCTATGCACCTCAGGATACATTGGATGGCATTGATTCCATCAGCACCGAGGAAATCGATTTGTCGAAGATAACGGAGAATCAAAAGATCGATGCTGACTTGCAGCTTCCGGAAGATGTCAGGTCGGCCAGTGAAGAGAAAGTGAAAGTCGATGTCGAGCTGGAAGAAACAAGCGAGACGACGATCGAGAACGTCCCGATTGCGGTCGAGAATCTTCCGGATGGATTGGAAGCCACTTTCAGCGACCCTCAAAATGAACAGCTCGATGTGACAGCGAGCGGAGCGCAATCGGAGATCGAAGGCCTTTCGGCTGACGATATCAAGGCGACGATCGACGGCAGCGGCCTGGAAGAAGGAGAGCAGACGGTTCCTATCGAAGTGACAGGACCTGATAACATAGAGCTGACTCCGAGTCAGGAAGAAGCAGCGATAACTGTCCAAGCGACAGAAGCTGAAACGAATGAAGAGGCAGATACGAATACAGATACACAAACACAGTGA